The following are encoded in a window of Pseudomonas sp. St316 genomic DNA:
- a CDS encoding GMC oxidoreductase produces MTRISTPISDIQEHYDVIVIGSGYGGGIAASRLSRAGRKVCLLERGREIQPGEYPNTLLAATEELQVHDPDGHIGSRTGLFDLHVNAQQNVVVGCGLGGTSLINANVSLEPEPGVFEDPRWPQAVREHRDTLLKDGYARAREMLKPNAYPASEPNLPKLDAHKKSADYLKQGAHFYTPPINVTFDKLPNNLNHVGVEQLPCNGCGDCVSGCNNKAKNTTLMNYLPDAWNHGAEIFCQAEVRHLERDGDGWIVHFQYLDSGREMFSAPTLFVRADIVVVSAGTLGSTEIMLRSRDKGLSMSSQLGENMSGNGDILGFGHNCDQVINGIGFGAHSAKELAPVGPCITSIIDMRTEGDWRSRMVIEEGSIPGALGRAMVPSMAAFADMIGVPTDTGFGASLKYKGRETESFLRGPYYGALHNMQTYLIMSHDNAKGRMLLDSKDQLRIDWPGVGEQENVTLGNERLHQSTKALGGIWVENPIWTKLLKHSIVSVHPLGGCVMGEDATQGVVNHKGQVFSGTSGTDVYPGLYVTDGAVIPTSLAVNPLLTISAVSERNMGLLAADRGWIIDYTLPSAPRKAVAAPTLGVQFTETMKGYFSTAFTQPQGTDLGLYEAAAKRGKADNSPIEFTLTITAADLNRLIKEPEHAATLVGTLDAPLLSAQPLVASNGVFNLFEQYQEQVGVRHMNYDMKLTAEDGSDYYFSAFKTVPEDNGVLNIWHDTSTLYVTLYRGPDKTGAVIGSGVMHILPADFAKQMTTMKVLNARNERERVEALARFGKFFAGILWESYGGVFAGDVYFNPDAPPRLKRPLDAPAPAVHFFQTEDNVELRLTRYQAGTKGPVMLVHGLGVGSNIFSTDTIHTNLLEYLCKHEYDVWLLDLRVSILLPASKNEWNGDQVAQYDFKAAIEQIQQATLARDVQCVVHCYGATTFFMSMLAGLQGVRSVVCSQIAADTVVATATGLKAGLHLPGMLDAIGIKSLTAYADTKESWFNKLYDKALNGYARIEAQGYCTNPVCHRITFMYASLYRHDTLNETLHDNLHELFGESNIQTFEHLALIVRKGHLVDFKGNDVYMPHFDRLKLPICFISGADNQCYLPQSTLKTYERLCEMHGPQLFSRHEVPGYGHIDCMFGKDAVVDVYPIILEHLEKTALG; encoded by the coding sequence ATGACACGGATCTCGACACCCATCAGTGACATCCAGGAGCATTACGACGTGATCGTCATCGGTTCGGGCTATGGGGGCGGCATTGCTGCCTCGCGTCTGTCCCGGGCCGGGCGCAAGGTGTGCCTGCTGGAGCGTGGCCGGGAAATCCAGCCCGGCGAATACCCCAATACCCTGCTCGCGGCCACCGAGGAACTGCAAGTCCACGATCCGGATGGCCACATCGGTTCGCGTACCGGGCTGTTCGACCTGCACGTCAACGCCCAGCAGAACGTGGTGGTCGGTTGCGGCCTGGGTGGCACGTCGCTGATCAATGCCAACGTTTCGCTGGAGCCCGAGCCTGGCGTGTTCGAGGACCCGCGCTGGCCCCAGGCGGTCCGTGAGCACCGCGACACGCTGCTCAAGGACGGCTACGCACGGGCCCGGGAGATGCTCAAGCCCAACGCCTATCCGGCGTCGGAGCCGAACCTGCCCAAGCTTGATGCCCACAAGAAGTCCGCCGATTACCTCAAGCAAGGCGCGCATTTCTACACGCCCCCGATCAACGTGACTTTCGACAAGCTGCCCAACAACCTTAACCACGTCGGCGTCGAACAACTGCCGTGCAATGGCTGTGGCGATTGCGTCTCGGGTTGTAACAACAAGGCCAAGAACACCACGCTGATGAACTACCTGCCGGATGCCTGGAACCACGGCGCCGAGATTTTCTGCCAGGCCGAGGTGCGGCACCTGGAGCGCGACGGCGATGGTTGGATCGTGCACTTCCAATACCTGGACAGCGGCCGCGAGATGTTCTCGGCGCCGACCCTGTTCGTGCGGGCTGACATCGTGGTGGTGTCCGCCGGCACCCTGGGCTCCACCGAAATCATGCTGCGCTCGCGGGACAAGGGCCTGTCCATGTCCAGCCAACTGGGCGAGAACATGAGCGGCAACGGCGACATCCTCGGCTTCGGCCACAACTGCGACCAGGTCATCAACGGCATCGGTTTCGGTGCGCATTCGGCCAAGGAACTGGCGCCGGTGGGGCCGTGCATCACCTCGATCATCGACATGCGCACCGAGGGCGACTGGCGCAGCCGCATGGTCATCGAGGAGGGTTCGATTCCCGGTGCCCTCGGCCGGGCCATGGTGCCGAGCATGGCGGCGTTTGCCGACATGATCGGCGTGCCCACCGACACCGGTTTCGGTGCGAGCCTCAAGTACAAGGGGCGCGAGACCGAGAGCTTCTTGCGCGGGCCTTACTACGGCGCGCTGCACAACATGCAGACCTACTTGATCATGAGTCATGACAACGCCAAGGGTCGCATGCTGCTCGACAGCAAGGATCAGTTGCGCATCGACTGGCCCGGCGTCGGCGAACAGGAGAACGTCACCCTCGGCAACGAGCGGCTGCACCAGAGCACCAAGGCCCTGGGTGGGATCTGGGTGGAGAACCCGATCTGGACCAAGCTGCTCAAGCACAGCATCGTCTCGGTCCATCCCTTGGGCGGTTGCGTGATGGGCGAGGATGCGACCCAAGGCGTGGTCAACCACAAAGGCCAGGTGTTCAGTGGCACCAGCGGCACCGATGTCTACCCGGGCCTGTACGTGACCGACGGCGCGGTGATCCCGACGTCGTTGGCGGTCAACCCGTTGCTGACCATCTCGGCGGTGAGCGAACGCAACATGGGCCTGTTGGCGGCTGATCGGGGCTGGATCATCGACTACACGCTGCCCTCGGCCCCGCGCAAAGCGGTGGCGGCGCCGACGCTCGGCGTGCAGTTCACTGAAACCATGAAGGGCTACTTTTCCACTGCCTTCACTCAACCCCAGGGCACTGATCTGGGCCTGTACGAAGCGGCGGCCAAGCGTGGCAAGGCTGACAACTCGCCCATCGAGTTCACGCTGACCATCACCGCCGCCGACCTCAACCGGCTGATCAAGGAGCCGGAACATGCGGCAACCCTGGTGGGCACCCTGGATGCGCCGTTACTCAGTGCGCAACCGCTGGTCGCCAGCAATGGGGTGTTCAACCTGTTCGAGCAGTACCAGGAACAGGTCGGCGTGCGGCACATGAACTACGACATGAAGCTGACCGCCGAAGACGGCAGCGACTATTACTTCAGCGCTTTCAAGACCGTGCCCGAGGACAACGGCGTGCTGAACATCTGGCACGACACCAGCACCCTTTACGTCACGCTTTATCGCGGGCCGGACAAGACCGGCGCAGTGATCGGCTCCGGGGTGATGCACATTCTGCCGGCCGATTTCGCCAAGCAAATGACCACCATGAAAGTGCTCAACGCCCGCAATGAGCGTGAGCGTGTGGAGGCATTGGCGCGGTTTGGCAAGTTCTTCGCCGGGATCCTGTGGGAAAGCTACGGTGGGGTTTTTGCCGGCGACGTCTACTTCAACCCGGACGCGCCACCCCGGTTGAAACGACCACTGGACGCGCCGGCGCCGGCCGTGCATTTCTTCCAGACCGAAGACAACGTCGAGCTGCGCCTGACCCGTTACCAGGCCGGCACCAAAGGCCCGGTGATGTTGGTCCATGGCCTGGGCGTGGGCTCGAATATTTTCTCCACTGACACCATCCACACCAACCTGCTGGAATACCTCTGCAAGCACGAATACGACGTCTGGTTATTGGATTTGCGGGTAAGCATCCTGTTGCCGGCCAGCAAAAATGAATGGAACGGCGACCAGGTGGCCCAGTACGATTTCAAGGCCGCCATCGAGCAGATCCAGCAAGCGACCCTGGCCCGTGACGTGCAGTGCGTGGTGCATTGCTACGGTGCGACGACGTTCTTCATGTCGATGCTGGCGGGCTTGCAGGGTGTGCGTTCGGTGGTCTGCTCGCAGATCGCCGCCGACACGGTGGTTGCCACCGCCACCGGCCTGAAAGCCGGTTTGCATTTGCCGGGGATGCTCGATGCCATCGGCATCAAGTCCCTCACGGCCTACGCCGACACCAAGGAAAGCTGGTTCAACAAACTCTACGACAAGGCCCTTAACGGCTATGCCCGGATCGAGGCCCAGGGCTATTGCACCAACCCGGTCTGCCATCGCATCACCTTCATGTATGCGTCGCTGTACCGCCACGACACCCTCAACGAAACCCTGCACGACAACCTGCATGAGTTGTTCGGCGAGTCGAACATCCAGACCTTCGAGCACCTGGCGCTGATCGTGCGCAAGGGGCACCTGGTGGACTTCAAGGGCAACGACGTCTACATGCCCCATTTCGATCGGTTGAAGTTGCCGATCTGCTTTATCAGCGGCGCCGATAACCAGTGCTACCTGCCACAAAGCACCCTCAAGACCTACGAACGACTGTGCGAGATGCACGGCCCGCAGTTGTTCAGCCGCCATGAAGTGCCGGGGTATGGGCATATCGACTGCATGTTCGGCAAGGATGCGGTGGTGGATGTGTATCCGATCATTCTCGAACACCTGGAAAAGACGGCGCTGGGTTAG
- a CDS encoding electron transfer flavoprotein subunit beta: MSTQVISLVSIGAHPTSGRPRRAEQDARAVELGLQLAGSDLQVLHAGDVAEPALRAYLGMGLDELHVLENPDGADALPALTDYLRDAGAQVVLTGSQAETGEGSGMLPFLLAENLGWPLVVGLAQVESIDGGVALVLQALPRGQRRRLKVRLPFLATVDNAAPKPRQSAYGPARRGALHAEEVEVIDDTLLAVATLQPAKPRPKRLKVIKAKSGADRMKAATAKASGGGGQVLKGMSPEAGAEAILKLLVEEGVVR, from the coding sequence ATGAGTACCCAAGTGATCAGCCTCGTGTCCATCGGCGCCCACCCCACGTCCGGGCGGCCCCGGCGCGCTGAACAGGATGCCCGGGCCGTGGAGTTGGGCCTGCAACTGGCCGGCAGCGACCTGCAAGTGTTGCACGCCGGTGACGTGGCCGAGCCGGCCCTGCGCGCCTACCTGGGCATGGGCCTGGACGAACTCCATGTCCTGGAAAACCCCGACGGGGCCGACGCCCTGCCGGCCCTGACCGACTACCTGCGTGACGCTGGCGCCCAAGTGGTGCTCACCGGCAGCCAGGCGGAAACCGGTGAAGGCTCGGGGATGCTTCCATTTTTGCTGGCGGAAAACCTCGGTTGGCCGTTGGTGGTGGGGCTGGCCCAGGTCGAGTCCATCGATGGCGGTGTGGCCCTGGTACTGCAAGCCCTACCCCGCGGCCAACGGCGACGCCTCAAAGTGCGCCTGCCGTTCCTGGCCACTGTGGATAACGCTGCGCCAAAACCCCGGCAAAGCGCCTACGGCCCAGCCCGGCGTGGGGCATTGCATGCCGAGGAAGTCGAAGTGATCGACGACACCTTGCTGGCGGTGGCAACCCTGCAACCGGCCAAGCCACGCCCCAAACGCCTGAAAGTGATCAAGGCCAAGAGCGGCGCCGACCGCATGAAAGCCGCCACGGCCAAGGCCAGCGGCGGAGGCGGGCAGGTGCTCAAGGGCATGAGCCCTGAGGCAGGGGCCGAGGCGATTCTCAAGTTGTTGGTGGAGGAAGGGGTGGTTCGCTAA
- a CDS encoding electron transfer flavoprotein subunit alpha/FixB family protein, with translation MSDIIRRDPRAEWIARNRLHPLHAAMQPVQHSWMGPNGIIRKNVHGVGFIGPNGIKRIDRSGAQQGGATKRTAAAEVQLPLHQVPQPAFYISVVPDMVGGRLSSHDRDLLGLAHQLAGSEGAVLAVVFGEHKESTFATAGVDRLLVLDGEAFSGYAPEQRVQGLRAVDNQFSPRHWLLPDSRTGGGELGRRLAAALGERPATRVWQVKGEECIGRAGAGLQDLARPLARLILAAAECAEPVSETRHEALPVELSTSVARSLSRIEDLGAVAVDPAAIPMAEAEFIFSGGNGVKDWDLFHKTAAALGATEGASRVAVDDGFMARDRQVGASGTWVTARVYVAVGISGAIQHLQGIGACDKVVAINLDPGCDMIKRADLSVIGDSAAILQALIAAVEAYRNEARRDAA, from the coding sequence ATGAGCGACATCATCCGCCGCGACCCTCGCGCCGAGTGGATCGCCCGCAACCGCCTGCACCCGCTGCACGCGGCCATGCAACCGGTGCAGCATAGCTGGATGGGCCCCAACGGCATCATCCGCAAGAACGTTCATGGTGTTGGTTTCATTGGCCCCAACGGCATCAAGCGCATCGACCGCAGCGGCGCCCAGCAGGGTGGCGCGACCAAGCGTACTGCCGCCGCCGAGGTGCAACTGCCGTTGCATCAGGTGCCGCAACCGGCGTTCTACATCAGTGTGGTGCCGGACATGGTCGGTGGCCGCCTCAGCAGCCACGACCGCGATCTGCTGGGCCTGGCCCACCAGCTTGCCGGTAGCGAAGGCGCGGTGTTGGCGGTGGTCTTCGGCGAGCACAAGGAAAGTACCTTCGCCACGGCCGGTGTCGACCGCTTGCTGGTGCTCGACGGCGAGGCATTCAGCGGTTATGCACCGGAACAACGCGTGCAAGGCCTGCGGGCTGTGGATAACCAGTTCAGTCCACGCCATTGGCTGTTACCTGACAGCCGCACCGGTGGTGGCGAACTGGGTCGGCGTTTGGCCGCGGCCCTGGGCGAACGCCCGGCCACTCGGGTCTGGCAGGTCAAGGGTGAAGAGTGCATCGGCCGCGCCGGTGCCGGCCTGCAAGACCTGGCGCGGCCATTGGCGCGCTTGATCCTGGCGGCGGCCGAATGCGCTGAACCGGTCAGCGAAACCCGTCACGAAGCCCTGCCGGTGGAGTTATCCACAAGCGTGGCCCGCAGCTTGTCGCGCATTGAAGACCTTGGCGCAGTGGCGGTGGACCCGGCTGCGATCCCGATGGCCGAAGCCGAATTCATTTTCTCCGGCGGAAACGGGGTCAAGGACTGGGATCTTTTCCACAAGACCGCAGCGGCCCTGGGCGCCACCGAAGGCGCTTCGCGGGTGGCGGTGGACGACGGCTTCATGGCCCGCGATCGCCAGGTCGGTGCGTCCGGCACCTGGGTTACCGCGCGAGTCTACGTGGCCGTGGGGATTTCCGGGGCGATCCAGCACCTGCAGGGCATTGGTGCCTGCGACAAAGTGGTGGCAATCAACCTTGATCCGGGTTGCGACATGATCAAACGGGCGGACCTGTCGGTGATCGGTGACAGCGCGGCGATTCTCCAGGCCTTGATCGCGGCGGTAGAGGCTTACCGCAACGAAGCTAGGCGCGATGCGGCTTAA
- the dgcB gene encoding dimethylglycine demethylation protein DgcB, which produces MLNTLLPILLFAALGLAVLGALRRVNMWRRGRPAKVDLIGGLLAMPKRYMVDLHHVVARDKYIANTHVATAGGAVASVVLAILVHGFGLHNRFLGYALLLMSAVMFVGAIFVYLRRRNPPARLSKGPWMRLPKSLLAFSASFFLVTLPVAGILPENFGGWLVAAVLGVGVLWGVSELFFGMTWGGPMKHAFAGALHLAWHRRAERFGGGRSTGLKPLDLNDPTAPLGVEKPKDFTWNQLLGFDACVQCGKCEAACPAFAAGQPLNPKKLIQDMVVGLAGGTDAKFAGSPYPGKPVGEHSGNPHQPIVNGLVDAETLWSCTTCRACVEECPMMIEHVDAIVDMRRHLTLEKGATPNKGAEVLENLIATDNPGGFAPGGRMNWAADLNLNLLSEKKSTDVLFWVGDGAFDMRNQRTLRAFVKVLKAAKIDFAVLGLEERDSGDVARRLGDEATFQLLAKRNIQTLAKYNFNRIVTCDPHSFHVLKNEYGAFDGNYLVQHHSTYMAEIIDAGALNLGQHKGDSVTYHDPCYLGRYNGEYEAPRQVLRALGIEVKEMQRSGFRSRCCGGGGGAPITDIPGKQRIPDMRMEDIRETGAELVAVGCPQCTAMLEGVVEPRPMIKDIAELVADALLEDAAPNKPVAPTKREPAEVHS; this is translated from the coding sequence ATGTTGAACACCCTTCTTCCCATCCTGCTGTTCGCCGCCCTGGGCCTCGCGGTCCTTGGCGCCTTGCGGCGGGTGAACATGTGGCGCCGCGGACGACCGGCCAAGGTCGACCTGATCGGCGGTCTCTTGGCCATGCCCAAGCGCTACATGGTGGATTTGCACCATGTGGTGGCGCGGGACAAATACATTGCCAATACCCACGTCGCCACGGCCGGTGGCGCGGTCGCGTCGGTGGTGCTGGCGATCCTGGTCCACGGCTTTGGCCTGCATAACCGTTTCCTTGGCTACGCATTGCTGTTGATGTCGGCGGTGATGTTCGTCGGTGCGATCTTCGTCTACCTGCGTCGGCGCAATCCGCCGGCCCGTTTGTCCAAGGGCCCCTGGATGCGCCTGCCGAAAAGCCTGTTGGCCTTCTCGGCGTCGTTTTTCCTGGTGACCCTGCCGGTGGCCGGTATCCTCCCGGAAAACTTCGGTGGCTGGCTGGTGGCGGCAGTGCTCGGTGTTGGTGTGCTGTGGGGCGTTTCGGAGTTGTTCTTCGGCATGACCTGGGGCGGGCCGATGAAGCACGCCTTTGCCGGCGCCCTGCACCTGGCTTGGCACCGTCGCGCCGAGCGCTTTGGCGGCGGTCGTTCCACCGGTCTCAAACCGCTGGACCTGAACGACCCGACTGCACCGCTAGGGGTGGAAAAACCCAAGGATTTCACCTGGAACCAACTGCTTGGCTTCGACGCCTGCGTGCAGTGCGGTAAATGTGAAGCCGCGTGCCCGGCCTTTGCCGCTGGCCAGCCGCTGAACCCGAAAAAACTCATCCAGGACATGGTCGTCGGCCTGGCCGGCGGCACCGATGCGAAATTCGCCGGCAGCCCATACCCCGGCAAACCGGTGGGCGAGCACAGCGGTAACCCACATCAGCCGATCGTCAACGGCCTGGTGGACGCCGAGACCCTGTGGTCCTGCACCACCTGCCGGGCCTGCGTCGAGGAATGCCCGATGATGATCGAGCACGTCGATGCCATCGTCGACATGCGTCGTCACCTGACCCTGGAAAAGGGCGCAACGCCGAACAAAGGCGCCGAGGTGCTGGAAAACCTCATCGCCACCGACAACCCTGGCGGCTTCGCCCCAGGCGGGCGGATGAACTGGGCGGCGGACTTGAACCTGAACCTGCTCAGCGAGAAGAAATCCACCGACGTGCTGTTCTGGGTCGGCGACGGTGCCTTCGACATGCGCAACCAGCGCACCCTGCGCGCGTTCGTCAAAGTGCTCAAGGCGGCGAAGATCGACTTCGCCGTGCTCGGCCTCGAGGAACGCGACAGCGGCGACGTGGCCCGGCGCCTGGGTGATGAGGCGACGTTCCAGCTGTTGGCCAAGCGCAACATCCAGACCCTGGCCAAATACAACTTCAACCGCATCGTCACCTGCGATCCGCACAGTTTTCACGTGCTGAAAAACGAATACGGCGCTTTCGATGGCAACTACCTGGTGCAGCACCACAGCACCTACATGGCGGAGATCATCGACGCAGGCGCACTGAATCTGGGCCAGCACAAGGGTGACAGCGTGACCTATCACGACCCGTGCTACCTGGGTCGCTACAACGGCGAATACGAGGCGCCGCGCCAAGTGCTGCGTGCGCTGGGTATCGAGGTCAAGGAGATGCAGCGTTCCGGGTTCCGTTCGCGTTGCTGCGGCGGTGGTGGTGGCGCGCCGATCACGGACATTCCGGGCAAGCAGCGGATCCCTGACATGCGCATGGAAGACATCCGCGAGACCGGCGCCGAACTGGTGGCCGTGGGTTGTCCACAGTGCACCGCGATGCTGGAAGGCGTGGTCGAGCCGCGGCCGATGATCAAGGACATTGCCGAACTGGTGGCCGATGCGCTGCTCGAAGACGCGGCCCCGAACAAACCCGTGGCCCCGACCAAACGTGAACCCGCGGAGGTGCACTCATGA
- the dgcA gene encoding dimethylglycine demethylation protein DgcA, which produces MAFEAMFQPIQIGKLTIRNRVLSTAHAEVYATDGGMTTDRYVKYYEEKAKGGIGLAICGGSSVVAIDSPQEWWSSVNLSTDRIIPHFQNLADAMHKHGAKIMIQITHMGRRSRWDGFNWPTLMSPSGVREPVHRATCKTIEPEEIWRVIGNYASAAKRAKAGGLDGVELSAVHQHMIDQFWSPRVNKRTDEWGGTFEGRMKFGLEVLKAVRAEVGDDFCVGMRLCGDEFHPDGLSHEDMKQIAKYYDDTGMLDFIGVVGSGCDTHNTLANVIPNMSYPPEPFLHLAAGIKEVVKVPVLHAQNIKDPNQATRILEGGYVDMVGMTRAHIADPHLIAKIKMGQIDQIKQCVGANYCIDRQYQGLDVLCIQNAATSREYMGVPHIIEKSTGPKRKVVVVGAGPAGMEAARVAAERGHDVTLFEKKEFIGGQITTASKAPQRDQIAGITRWFQLELARLKVDLRLGVAADAATIMDVRPDVVVLAVGGHPFLEQNEHWGAAEGLVVSSWDVLDGKVAPGKNVLVYDTICEFTGMSVADFLADKGSQVEIVTDDIKPGVAIGGTSFPTYYRSMYPKEVIMTGDMMLEKVYREGDKLVAVLENEYTGAKEERVVDQVVVENGVRPDEEIYYALKEGSRNKGQIDVEALFAIKPQPCLEQSGDGYLLFRIGDCVAQRNTHAAIYDALRLCKDF; this is translated from the coding sequence ATGGCTTTTGAAGCAATGTTCCAGCCGATCCAGATCGGCAAGCTGACCATCCGCAACCGCGTGCTCAGCACCGCGCACGCCGAGGTCTACGCCACCGACGGCGGCATGACCACCGATCGGTACGTCAAGTATTACGAAGAGAAGGCCAAGGGCGGCATCGGCCTGGCGATCTGCGGTGGCTCGTCGGTGGTGGCCATCGACAGCCCGCAGGAATGGTGGAGCTCGGTGAACTTGTCCACCGACCGCATCATCCCGCATTTCCAGAACCTGGCCGACGCCATGCACAAGCATGGCGCCAAGATCATGATCCAGATTACCCACATGGGCCGGCGCTCGCGCTGGGACGGTTTCAACTGGCCAACCCTGATGTCGCCGTCTGGCGTACGTGAGCCGGTGCACCGCGCCACCTGCAAAACCATCGAGCCGGAAGAAATCTGGCGGGTGATCGGCAACTACGCCAGCGCCGCCAAGCGCGCCAAGGCCGGTGGCCTGGATGGCGTCGAGCTGTCGGCCGTGCACCAGCACATGATCGACCAGTTCTGGAGCCCGCGGGTCAACAAGCGTACCGACGAGTGGGGTGGCACTTTCGAGGGCCGGATGAAGTTCGGCCTGGAAGTGCTCAAGGCCGTGCGTGCCGAAGTGGGCGACGATTTCTGCGTGGGCATGCGCCTGTGCGGTGACGAGTTCCACCCGGACGGCCTGTCCCACGAGGACATGAAGCAGATCGCCAAGTACTACGACGATACCGGCATGCTGGATTTCATCGGCGTGGTGGGTTCGGGTTGCGACACCCACAACACCCTGGCCAACGTTATCCCGAACATGAGTTATCCACCGGAGCCGTTCCTGCACCTGGCCGCCGGTATCAAGGAAGTGGTCAAGGTCCCGGTGCTGCACGCGCAGAACATCAAGGACCCGAACCAGGCCACGCGGATCCTGGAGGGCGGTTACGTCGACATGGTCGGCATGACCCGCGCCCACATCGCCGACCCGCACCTGATCGCCAAGATCAAGATGGGCCAGATCGACCAGATCAAGCAGTGCGTCGGCGCCAACTACTGCATCGACCGCCAGTACCAAGGGCTGGACGTACTGTGCATCCAGAACGCCGCGACCTCCCGTGAATACATGGGCGTGCCGCACATCATCGAAAAATCTACCGGGCCGAAACGCAAGGTGGTGGTGGTCGGTGCCGGTCCTGCGGGTATGGAAGCCGCTCGCGTGGCGGCCGAACGTGGGCACGACGTGACCCTGTTCGAGAAGAAAGAATTCATCGGCGGGCAGATCACCACCGCCTCGAAAGCCCCGCAACGGGACCAGATCGCCGGTATCACCCGCTGGTTCCAACTGGAGCTGGCGCGGTTGAAAGTCGACCTGCGCCTGGGCGTGGCGGCTGACGCGGCAACCATCATGGACGTGCGTCCGGACGTGGTCGTGCTGGCGGTTGGCGGGCATCCGTTCCTGGAGCAGAACGAGCACTGGGGCGCCGCCGAAGGGCTGGTGGTCAGCAGTTGGGACGTGCTCGACGGCAAGGTCGCGCCGGGCAAGAACGTGCTGGTCTACGACACCATTTGTGAGTTCACCGGCATGTCGGTGGCGGACTTCCTCGCCGACAAAGGCAGCCAGGTCGAGATCGTCACCGACGACATCAAGCCGGGCGTAGCCATTGGCGGGACCTCGTTCCCTACCTACTACCGCAGCATGTACCCGAAAGAAGTGATCATGACCGGGGACATGATGCTGGAGAAGGTCTACCGCGAGGGCGACAAGCTGGTGGCGGTGCTGGAAAACGAATACACCGGGGCCAAGGAAGAGCGCGTGGTGGATCAGGTGGTGGTAGAGAACGGCGTGCGTCCGGACGAAGAAATCTACTACGCCCTCAAGGAAGGTTCGCGCAACAAGGGTCAGATCGACGTTGAAGCCCTGTTCGCGATCAAGCCCCAGCCGTGCCTGGAGCAGAGCGGCGATGGTTACCTGCTGTTCCGCATCGGCGACTGCGTGGCCCAGCGGAATACCCACGCGGCCATCTATGACGCCCTGCGGTTGTGCAAGGACTTCTAA
- a CDS encoding DUF5943 domain-containing protein produces MAKIAPQLPIEVDSETGVWTSDALPMLYVPRHFFVNNHMGIEEVLGAEAYAEILYKAGYKSAWHWCEKEAECHGLEGVAVFEHYMKRLSQRGWGLFKIQDIDLDKGTCSVKLEHSAFVYVYGKVGRKVDYMFTGWFAGAMDQILAARGSKIRTVAEQVYGGSEEGHDDGLFIVKPL; encoded by the coding sequence ATGGCCAAGATCGCCCCGCAACTGCCTATCGAAGTCGACAGCGAAACCGGTGTCTGGACCTCCGACGCCCTGCCGATGCTGTACGTGCCGCGTCACTTTTTCGTCAATAACCACATGGGCATCGAAGAAGTGCTGGGCGCCGAGGCCTACGCCGAGATTCTCTACAAGGCTGGCTACAAATCCGCCTGGCACTGGTGTGAAAAAGAAGCCGAATGCCATGGCCTGGAAGGCGTCGCGGTGTTCGAACACTACATGAAGCGCCTGTCGCAGCGCGGCTGGGGCCTGTTCAAGATCCAGGACATCGATCTCGATAAAGGCACTTGCAGCGTCAAGCTCGAACACTCGGCGTTCGTCTATGTGTACGGCAAGGTCGGGCGCAAGGTCGACTACATGTTCACCGGCTGGTTCGCCGGCGCCATGGACCAGATCCTCGCCGCTCGCGGCAGCAAGATCCGCACCGTGGCCGAGCAGGTCTACGGCGGTTCCGAAGAAGGCCACGACGACGGCCTGTTCATCGTCAAGCCGTTGTAA